The Sesamum indicum cultivar Zhongzhi No. 13 linkage group LG6, S_indicum_v1.0, whole genome shotgun sequence genome has a segment encoding these proteins:
- the LOC105165388 gene encoding protein SPA1-RELATED 4, giving the protein MCLCIYWDSFTCTDRWIVMEGSHESGWQRSDSSRGLNSSSFLDRNRGVRRASTVRSSDNNTSHDSGLISVRKGRERTPGPHINNHRTQVEGIGEGGTAGRLLVQPVERRDVSLRQWLDNPERKVDALECIHIFSQIVDIVNRTHSQGIVVHNVRPSCFIMSSFNRVSFIESASCSDSGSDSQEHESNSQTAEFTGSASRLPCDSHLRQNSGTQLDSHGSRLIRTTVNATSQMNSEASCLQSCSGQAMHASEATGNDRAEDKQHSFPMKQILLLESNWYSSPEEVSGGPSSYASDIYQLGVLLFELFCTFGSLEEKITTMASLRHRVLPPQMLLKWPKQASFCLWLLHPEPSSRPKMSELLQSEFLNEPRDDIEEREAAIELREKIEEQELLLEFLLLLQQRKQVAADSLKETVSVISSDIEEVTERQGALRRKGGSSLDSDKNSASAPNSMNTMDDDDSGSSGSRKRIRQGLYINKPDEPNEHRDEYQTLEMSATNQGSVLSKSSRLMKNFRKLEAAYFLTRRGAVKSTCRTLARPSPISSDGRGSIVATERSSISNPSSKERYTELRRVGWVDTFLEGICKYLSFSQLKVKADLKQGDLLNSSNLVCSLSFDRDGEFFATAGVNKKIKVFEYNSILNEERDIHYPVVEMSSRSKLSSICWNSYIKSQIASSNFEGVVQVWDVTRSQIFKEMREHERRVWSIDFSVADPTMLASGSDDGSVKLWNINQGVSVGTIKTKANVCCVQFPTDSGRSLAFGSAENRIYYYDLRNSKMPLCTLVGHNRTVSYVKFIDSTTLVSASTDNTLKLWDLTMSTSRVLDSPLQSFTGHLNVKNFVGLSVSDGYIATGSETNEVVVYHKAFPMPVLSFKFNRTGDEVDETAQFISSVCWRGQSPALVAANSVGNIKLLEMA; this is encoded by the exons ATGTGTTTGTGTATATACTGGGATTCTTTTACTTGTACTGATAGGTGGATAGTTATGGAGGGCTCCCACGAGTCTGGGTGGCAGAGGTCTGATAGTTCTAGGGGGTTGAATTCTTCATCATTCTTGGACAGGAATCGCGGAGTTCGCCGTGCAAGCACTGTCAGGTCGTCAGATAACAATACATCCCATGATTCTGGCTTGATATCTGTAAGAAAAGGGAGGGAAAGAACTCCGGGCCCACATATAAACAACCACAGAACTCAGGTTGAGGGCATTGGGGAAGGTGGCACAGCGGGAAGACTC CTTGTCCAGCCAGTGGAACGCAGAGATGTTAGCTTGAGACAGTGGTTGGATAATCCAGAAAGGAAAGTTGATGCCCTCGAATGCATTCacatattttctcaaattgtAGATATAGTTAACCGCACACATTCTCAGGGAATTGTTGTTCACAATGTTCGTCCCTCGTGCTTCATCATGTCCTCATTCAACCGCGTCTCTTTCATAGAGTCTGCTTCTTGCTCAGATTCAGGTTCGGATTCTCAGGAGCATGAATCAAACAGCCAGACGGCTGAGTTTACGGGCTCGGCTTCACGTTTGCCTTGTGATTCACATTTGCGCCAGAACTCTGGAACTCAGTTAGATTCCCATGGTTCTCGACTCATAAGGACAACAGTTAATGCAACTTCACAGATGAACTCTGAGGCCAGTTGCTTGCAATCATGCTCGGGTCAGGCTATGCATGCCTCTGAAGCGACTGGCAATGATAGAGCAGAAGACAAGCAGCATTCTTTTCCTATGAAACAAATATTGCTCTTGGAATCCAATTGGTACAGCAGTCCGGAAGAGGTTTCCGGTGGTCCTAGCTCTTATGCATCCGACATTTATCAACTTGGTGTCTTACTCTTTGAG CTATTTTGCACTTTCGGTTCACTGGAAGAGAAAATCACAACTATGGCAAGTTTGAGACATCGTGTGCTCCCTCCACAGATGCTTCTTAAGTGGCCTAAACAAGCTTCATTTTGCTTATGGTTGCTACATCCGGAGCCAAGTAGCCGGCCTAAAATGAG TGAGCTATTGCAAAGTGAGTTTTTGAATGAACCAAGAGATGACATAGAAGAACGAGAAGCTGCTATAGAGCTTCGAGAAAAGATAGAGGAGCAGGAGTTGTTGCTGGAATTTCTTCTGCTGCTGCAGCAAAGAAAACAGGTTGCCGCAGATAGCTTGAAGGAGACGGTATCCGTTATATCTTCtgacatagaagaagtgacaGAGCGGCAGGGAGCTCTCAGGAGAAAAGGAGGCTCAAGCTTGGATTCGGACAAGAACTCAGCTTCAGCCCCCAATTCAATGAACACAATGGACGATGATGATTCTGGTAGTTCAGGGTCCAGAAAGCGAATTAGGCAGGGTTTGTATATCAATAAGCCAGATGAACCTAACGAACATAGAGATGAATATCAGACGTTAGAGATGTCTGCTACAAATCAAGGAAGTGTTCTCTCCAAAAGTTCTCGGCTGATGAAGAACTTCCGGAAATTGGAAGCTGCTTATTTTTTGACAAGACGCGGAGCTGTTAAATCCACATGCCGAACATTGGCCAGACCCTCTCCAATCAGTAGTGATGGTAGAGGATCTATTGTAGCAACCGAAAGAAGTTCTATCAGCAACCCATCATCAAAAGAGCGGTATACTGAGCTTAGGCGAGTTGGTTGGGTAGATACCTTCCTAGAAGGGATATGCAAGTATCTATCTTTTAGTCAGCTCAAAGTGAAGGCAGACTTAAAGCAGGGAGATCTTTTAAATTCATCCAACCTAGTATGCTCCCTTAGTTTTGACCGTGATGGGGAGTTTTTTGCAACTGCCGGCGTAAACAAGAAGATCAAAGTTTTTGAGTATAATTCAATCTTAAATGAAGAACGTGATATTCATTATCCTGTGGTTGAAATGTCAAGTAGATCAAAGCTAAGCAGCATTTGTTGGAATAGCTACATTAAAAGCCAAATTGCTTCGAGTAACTTTGAAGGTGTGGTgcag GTTTGGGACGTTACGAGAAGTCAAATTTTCAAGGAAATGAGAGAACATGAACGGCGTGTGTGGTCTATTGACTTTTCAGTGGCAGATCCAACAATGCTGGCCAGTGGGAGCGATGATGGTTCCGTTAAGCTATGGAATATCAATCAG GGAGTAAGTGTTGGCACCATCAAGACAAAGGCCAATGTCTGCTGTGTTCAGTTCCCCACAGATTCTGGCCGTTCTCTTGCATTTGGCTCCGCGGAGAATAGGATATATTACTATGATCTTCGTAACTCAAAAATGCCTTTATGTACTCTAGTTGGGCATAACAGGACAGTGAGCTACGTGAAGTTTATTGATTCAACAACTCTTGTGTCGGCATCAACAGATAACACATTAAAGCTATGGGATTTGACAATGAGCACATCAAGAGTTCTTGATTCTCCTCTCCAGTCATTTACAGGCCACCTGAATGTAAAG AACTTTGTTGGCTTGTCTGTATCTGATGGTTACATTGCAACCGGCTCAGAAACAAATGAG GTTGTTGTTTACCACAAGGCTTTCCCCATGCCCGTTCTCTCGTTCAAATTCAATAGAACCGGTGATGAAGTGGACGAGACTGCACAGTTCATCTCATCCGTGTGTTGGCGTGGACAGTCTCCCGCCTTAGTTGCTGCAAACTCTGTAGGAAATATTAAGCTTTTGGAGATGGCTTAA
- the LOC105165390 gene encoding probable transcription factor At4g00390, whose protein sequence is MAKNREPEKPMESGKEEGHQATSEDAGSQDSDSAPHLAQVSKKPSSSTLATPKKAKPQSSSKPQTQPPSSSDEEKSGSESESDSDEPDPNVKPSSDGARKLKSKAIASDLVTPAKSTAAKRPAEEKETNTKDAKKLKKKAEPETSEKKLLFQRVWSEDDEIVILQGMIDYVTKKKSDPVADLNAFHDFIKKNLQADVIRSQLQDKIRRLRLRYENNKGKEKEGKERIFSKRHEQNVYELSKKIWWNESGKENGVEKVMGNGSALRKIPSKRPYTVENEFLEFVNSDLERLLPAKRVNSGGVTVEERILMIGAEYYESGKGLEEEKEWKKLNVEEMEVYLRQLEVKTARAKLVLDAVKSGGH, encoded by the coding sequence ATGGCTAAGAATCGTGAACCCGAGAAGCCCATGGAATCAGGGAAGGAAGAAGGTCACCAAGCTACTTCTGAAGACGCTGGCTCGCAGGATTCCGACTCCGCACCCCATCTGGCGCAAGTTAGCAAAAAGCCCTCATCCTCAACACTGGCAACTCCCAAGAAAGCCAAACCTCAGTCCTCCTCTAAACCCCAAACGCAGCCGCCTTCATCCTCTGATGAGGAGAAGAGTGGATCTGAATCGGAGTCAGACTCCGACGAACCAGACCCGAACGTCAAGCCCTCCAGTGACGGCGCTAGGAAGCTCAAATCCAAGGCCATTGCTTCGGATCTGGTGACTCCTGCTAAATCCACCGCCGCAAAACGCCCTGCCGAAGAGAAAGAAACGAATACTAAGGATGCTAAgaagttgaagaaaaaggCCGAGCCCGAAACTTCCGAGAAGAAATTGCTTTTCCAGAGGGTTTGGAGTGAGGATGACGAGATTGTGATTTTGCAAGGTATGATTGATTATGTGACCAAGAAGAAGTCCGATCCGGTTGCTGACTTGAATgcatttcatgattttattaagaaGAATTTGCAAGCGGACGTGATTAGGAGTCAGTTGCAGGACAAGATTAGGAGGTTGAGGCTGAGGTATGAGAACAATAAGGGCAAAGAGAAGGAGGGTAAGGAAAGGATCTTTTCGAAGCGACACGAGCAGAATGTTTACGAGTTGTCCAAGAAAATTTGGTGGAATGAGAGTGGGAAAGAAAATGGGGTTGAAAAAGTGATGGGGAACGGTAGTGCACTGAGGAAGATTCCAAGCAAGAGGCCTTACACGGTTGAAAATGAGTTTCTGGAGTTTGTGAATAGTGATCTGGAGAGGCTGTTGCCAGCCAAGCGAGTGAATTCTGGTGGTGTGACTGTGGAGGAGAGGATTTTGATGATTGGGGCAGAGTATTATGAAAGCGGAAAAGGGCTCgaggaggaaaaagaatgGAAGAAGCTGAATGTCGAGGAGATGGAGGTCTACCTGAGGCAGTTGGAGGTGAAGACTGCACGGGCAAAGCTTGTTCTGGATGCTGTGAAGTCCGGGGGTCACTGA
- the LOC105165387 gene encoding uncharacterized protein LOC105165387, which translates to MVSSGFFLICLVHSLVAFTCGALMMFYSDEVFAFSHGKDHASKLLGSTPHDQLLIRTSDSFSGLLLCAVGFLLFMVAFVRDREFHSFFAKGCVLLHVAMAIWRIYFERKVEVLGHDWLRLVVGDIALGISWVLFLVYSWREKYD; encoded by the coding sequence ATGGTGTCCTCGGGGTTCTTTCTTATTTGTCTGGTCCATTCGTTAGTGGCCTTCACTTGTGGAGCCCTGATGATGTTCTATAGCGATGAGGTCTTTGCTTTTAGCCATGGTAAAGACCATGCTAGTAAGCTTTTGGGCTCAACTCCCCATGATCAGCTGTTAATCCGGACATCGGATTCTTTTTCGGGCTTGCTTCTGTGTGCCGTTGGGTTTCTCTTGTTCATGGTGGCTTTTGTGAGGGACAGGGAGTTTCATAGCTTTTTTGCCAAAGGCTGTGTGCTTCTCCATGTTGCAATGGCGATTTGGAGGATTTACTTTGAGAGGAAGGTTGAAGTTCTTGGCCACGATTGGCTGAGACTGGTTGTTGGGGACATTGCTTTGGGAATTTCGTGGGTTCTCTTTCTCGTGTATTCGTGGAGGGAGAAGTATGATTAG
- the LOC105165389 gene encoding beta-glucuronosyltransferase GlcAT14B-like produces the protein MGHLNAEKKWVFPLVISSLVCVFILATSFNMGLVSSVNTINSIFSLFRSRALTNQTIPNFAEAKVSQAPSPPARPPIPKFAYLISGSRGDLEKLWRTLHALYHPWNYYIVHLDLESPPEERLELASRVEKHPIFTKVGNVYMNEKANMVTYRGPTMVANTLHACAILLKKHKDWDWFINLSASDYPLVTQDDLLYTFSDLKRGLNFMEHTSDLGWKATHRAMPLIVDPGLYETTKSDIFWVAPNRNLPTAFKLFTGSAWMILSRAFVEYIIWGWDNLPRTLLMYYSNFLSSPEGYFQTVICNIPEFIPTVLNHDMHYISWDNPPQQHPHVLSLNDTEKMIASGAAFARKFRQDTPVLDKIDKSLLRRRNGSFTMGGWCAGKPRCSKVGTPTKLKPGPGAGRLRGLIDKLISSAQSGQEQCT, from the exons ATGGGGCACTTGAACGCCGAGAAGAAGTGGGTGTTCCCTCTTGTTATAAGTTCACTAGTCTGCGTTTTCATTCTTGCGACCTCCTTCAATATGGGGCTTGTGTCCTCGGTAAACACAATCAATTCGATCTTTTCTCTGTTTCGTTCTCGTGCTTTGACGAATCAAACCATCCCCAATTTTGCCGAGGCAAAGGTTAGCCAAGCTCCGAGCCCGCCTGCTCGTCCTCCCATTCCAAAATTTGCATATCTGATCTCCGGATCAAGAGGTGATTTAGAGAAACTTTGGAGGACTCTTCATGCTCTGTATCATCCATGGAACTACTATATTGTTCATCTGGATCTCGAGTCACCACCAGAGGAGAGACTTGAACTCGCATCTCGGGTGGAAAAGCATCCTATTTTCACAAAAGTTGGGAATGTGTATATGAATGAAAAGGCGAATATGGTGACGTATAGAGGGCCTACCATGGTTGCTAATACTCTGCACGCATGTGCGATTCTTCTGAAGAAACACAAAGATTGGGATTGGTTTATTAACCTTAGTGCCTCAGATTACCCTTTAGTGACTCAAGACG ATCTTCTGTACACATTTTCTGACTTGAAACGAGGACTCAATTTCATGGAACACACAAGCGACTTAGGCTGGAAAGC GACTCACAGGGCAATGCCTTTGATTGTTGATCCTGGACTCTATGAGACAACCAAGTCCGACATATTTTGGGTCGCACCTAACAGAAACTTACCTACCGCGTTCAAATTGTTCACTG GTTCAGCTTGGATGATCTTATCACGGGCGTTCGTCGAGTACATCATATGGGGTTGGGATAATCTCCCAAGAACCCTTCTTATGTACTACTCGAATTTCCTCTCCTCCCCCGAGGGCTATTTTCAGACGGTCATCTGCAACATCCCAGAATTTATCCCAACCGTTCTCAACCATGACATGCACTACATTTCTTGGGATAACCCCCCACAACAGCATCCTCACGTTCTCTCCCTAAACGACACCGAGAAAATGATTGCCAGTGGTGCTGCTTTTGCACGTAAGTTCCGACAGGACACTCCTGTCCTGGACAAAATCGACAAATCATTACTCAGGCGACGAAACGGGAGCTTCACGATGGGTGGATGGTGTGCAGGCAAACCGCGTTGCTCCAAGGTTGGAACTCCAACGAAGCTCAAACCAGGTCCTGGTGCAGGTAGGCTTCGGGGACTTATAGATAAACTAATCTCGTCTGCACAGTCCGGCCAAGAACAGTGTACCTAG